Genomic DNA from Candidatus Koribacter versatilis Ellin345:
GCGTCAACCTGCGCATCGAGCGCAACGAATACGTTGCCATCATGGGCCCTTCCGGTTCCGGCAAGTCAACCCTGATGAACCTCATCGGCTGCCTCGACACGCCGAGCAAAGGTCTCTACTGGCTAAACAGCCAGCTCGTCAGCGAACTCGACGACGATGAACTCGCACGCATCCGCAATAAGGAAATCGGATTCGTCTTCCAGACGTTCAACCTGCTCGCGCGTGCCACCGCACTCCACAATGTCGAGTTGCCGTTGATCTACGCCGGTGTACCGGCATCCGAGCGCATCGAGCGCGCAAAAGATTCGCTAACCAAAGTCGGCATGGGACCGCGCATGCATCACAAGCCCAACGAACTCTCCGGCGGTCAGCGTCAGCGCGTCGCCATCGCTCGTGCCCTGGTCAATCGCCCATCCATCATCCTCGCCGACGAGCCGACCGGAAACCTCGACTCCCAAACCGGCGTCGAAATCATGGCCCTCTTCGACACCCTGCAATCGCAAGGCAACACCATCGTGCTCGTAACCCACGAACA
This window encodes:
- a CDS encoding ABC transporter ATP-binding protein → MASMSEVKPTTPPASCIICTEDLWKTYDMGSEQQVHALRGVNLRIERNEYVAIMGPSGSGKSTLMNLIGCLDTPSKGLYWLNSQLVSELDDDELARIRNKEIGFVFQTFNLLARATALHNVELPLIYAGVPASERIERAKDSLTKVGMGPRMHHKPNELSGGQRQRVAIARALVNRPSIILADEPTGNLDSQTGVEIMALFDTLQSQGNTIVLVTHEHDIAEYAHRVVYIKDGVVSRDEVTERGASLAKK